Part of the Aquimarina sp. MAR_2010_214 genome is shown below.
CATGGGTATGTTCATGATCAGGGAGCTGCTATGCTTGGTGGGATTGCTGGACATGCAGGGTTATTTGCTAATGCTAATGATGTTACTAAGATTATGCAAATGTATCTTAATAAAGGATATTATGGTGGTAAGCAATATTTTAGAGAAGAAACATTAAGTGAGTTTAATACGTGTCATTATTGTCATCGTAATGTACGACGAGGGATAGGGTTTGATAAACCGCAATTAGGTGATGTAGGCCCTACTTGTGGGTGTATCTCAATGACTAGCTTTGGTCATAGTGGCTTTACCGGAACATTTACATGGGCAGATCCAGAACAAGAAATAATATATGTTTTTTTAAGTAATCGTACTTTTCCTAATGCTTCAAATCGAAAACTCATATCTCATGATATTCGTTCAGAGATACAAAGGTTAATATATGAGGCAATAGACTACTAAATAATTGTATTAAGAGGGGTGATAATTTTCATAAATTAAAAAAATGGATGTTAAGGTTTCGTGTCAAAATTCTATATGTTCGCGTATAGTAGCAGGATGTATGAATTGGGGAGAATGGGGAGCTAGTTTAACTATAGGCCAGACTCAGAAATTGATAGAAAACTGTCTTGCTATAGATGTTACTACTTTTGATCATGCAGATATTTACGGACATTATACCACAGAAACATTGTTTGGTAATGCACTTAAAAAACAACCTTCTCTTCGTGAAAAAATGCAACTTGTTACTAAATGTGGTATTAAATTAGTAACGCCTAATCGCCCTGATACTATTATTAAATCATATAATACAAGTAAAGACTATATTGTAAGCTCTGTAGAACAATCTTTACAGAATCTGAATACAGATTATATAGACCTGTTTTTGATTCATAGACCAAGTCCGCTAATGAATCCTAAAGAGATTGCAGAGGCTTTTACCAAACTCAAAAATGATGGTAAGGTATTGCATTTTGGAGTATCAAATTTTACAAAACAACAATTTGAGATGTTACATAAGTTTATTCCTTTAGTAACAAATCAGATAGAAGTCTCTCCGCTTCACTTGGATCCTTTTATAGATGGCACCTTGGATCAATGTATTGCAGATGGTATTAAACCTATGGGATATTCTACACTTGCAGGAGGGAAATTCTTTGGAAAACAGCTTGAGGATAGAGTTATAAGGATTAATAAAGTGGTTGCTATGTTGTCTGAAAAATATAATGTTATGCCTGATCAGATTCTAATATCTTGGATTATAAAACATCCTTCTGGTATTCTTCCAATTATTGGATCGACCAAAATTAGTCGTATTAAATCAGCAGTAGATGCTTTATCGATTAAAATCACCGACGAAGAATGGTTTATGATTTGGGAAGCTTCTACAGGAAAAGAAGTAGCTTAAAAGAATGTTATTTTAATTATAAGTAGTCCTTAGTTATGTGATTGACTGTCAGTTTCTTTACTCAATATACTTATAAAAGTACTTTAACTACAACTATAAATAATGTTAAAATACTTGTAAATTGCTGCAAGTTGCTGTTTTTTCCTATATATTTAGTACTGAAAATCGAACGTTTATTTACAATTTTATGTAGTATTTGTAAACCGTAACATTTAAATTCTTCACAAGTAGTTATCCCCCTAACCCCCTAACTATAAACTAATGAATAAGTATAAACTAACATGTATCGGATTAGTATTATCTATTTTTATTTATGTAACAAGCATTGTCTTAGAATTAGAATTATTTGAAAAGGTTATTGCATTATTGGCCAGTATGGAGCAATTTGAATTTGATGAATTGATAATTCCATTACTTGTGTTTTTTGTATTTCTATTTATAGATACACGACAGAATGCTAAAAAAGTAAAGATGGAAAATGCAAAACTAAATATTTATAAAGCTATGCTTTCTTCTAGCCACCATATCCTTAATAATTTTATTTATCAAATGGATATATTTAAAATTACAGCAGAAGATACTCCTGGGTTTGATGTAAAAGTTTTAGCTTTTTATGAAGAGATCATTAGTAATGCAGCTTATCAAATTAACTCTTTAAGCAACCTTACTACTATTGATGAATTTTCAATTCGAACTTCAGTAATGACTGAATCTTGATATAGAGTAGTACGAGGTTTTTTTGAATAGATTTATTTTTCAAAAAAGCTAAAGACAGATCCTCCATATTTTCTCGAATTACTAAAATATGGTGATTCCTCGAGAGAGGTATGTTTAGAATGCTCAATAATCAAGACCCCATGTTCATTTAATAATTCATTTTCAAAAACTAATGTTGCAATTTTACTAAACTGATCTGTGGTAAAATCATAAGGAGGATCAGCGAAGATGATATCTACTTTTCGTTTTACTTTTTCGAGATAGCTATAGACATCACTTTTTATGGTCTCGATAGGAGAGTCCAGTTCTTTTGCTACACTTTTGATATATCCAAGACATGCATAGTGAGAATCTACAGCAGTTACATCCTCTGTTCCTCTGGATATGAATTCATAGCTGATGTTTCCTGTTCCTGCAAAAAGATCTAAAACTGATATTTGAGAGAAGTTGTATTGATTTCTTAAGATATTAAACAACGCCTCTTTTGCCATATCAGTGGTGGGGCGTACGGGCAATTTCTTTGGTGCAGTAAGTCTTTTTCCTTTATATTTCCCTGAGATAATACGCATATTTAAAAATGACTAAGTAAAACAAAATGGTTATGAGGTTCAAAAGGTGTTACATCCTCTATGATTTGCGGCTCTTTAAGAAGGCTTCCAAAACTTATATGGCGAATATAGGTATAAGCAATATTGAAAAACTCACTATTTCTGGAAATATCTCCCAAAAAAACTAAACGGAACTCTTCTGGGTTTAATTGTAGCTGTTCTGTAGTATACAATAGATAGTATAAGAAATCTTCTTTAGTTTGATATTTATATGTATTGCTTAAAATCAGATTTCCTTTATTAATTACTATAATATCAAAAGAAGCATCGTTCATATTCGCATAAACGGTAATAGAGTCGTTGTTTTTTTCTTGAGTAAGTAAAGAATTTATTAGAATGGTACTAGAATGCTTATAGGTAAAAGAGCCAAATGTGTCAAAAAAGAAATTGTTGATGTTAGTATAAGGAATATATACTGTTACAATATTATGAGGATTTAATTCATCATATGCAATAAAATCATTTTGAAGCACCTTTGTATTAAATTTGAGATATTCATTTAATAATTTTTCACTAAATAGAGGTTTTGGAACAATGGTATATAGGTCGTTTTGATAAATTACCTCGATAGCATCAAAACCCCCTTTTAGATTTTGATTGTGATCTAGAGTATATTTGATTTTATCAAGTACTTGTACAGGAGTTAATTGTATGCCAAAAGTTTCGTGCTCTATAGA
Proteins encoded:
- a CDS encoding aldo/keto reductase family oxidoreductase; the protein is MDVKVSCQNSICSRIVAGCMNWGEWGASLTIGQTQKLIENCLAIDVTTFDHADIYGHYTTETLFGNALKKQPSLREKMQLVTKCGIKLVTPNRPDTIIKSYNTSKDYIVSSVEQSLQNLNTDYIDLFLIHRPSPLMNPKEIAEAFTKLKNDGKVLHFGVSNFTKQQFEMLHKFIPLVTNQIEVSPLHLDPFIDGTLDQCIADGIKPMGYSTLAGGKFFGKQLEDRVIRINKVVAMLSEKYNVMPDQILISWIIKHPSGILPIIGSTKISRIKSAVDALSIKITDEEWFMIWEASTGKEVA
- a CDS encoding DUF3822 family protein encodes the protein MVQTINNIIDNTSKTLSIQVSLNGLSFCTVNTNNQITSIEHETFGIQLTPVQVLDKIKYTLDHNQNLKGGFDAIEVIYQNDLYTIVPKPLFSEKLLNEYLKFNTKVLQNDFIAYDELNPHNIVTVYIPYTNINNFFFDTFGSFTYKHSSTILINSLLTQEKNNDSITVYANMNDASFDIIVINKGNLILSNTYKYQTKEDFLYYLLYTTEQLQLNPEEFRLVFLGDISRNSEFFNIAYTYIRHISFGSLLKEPQIIEDVTPFEPHNHFVLLSHF
- the rsmD gene encoding 16S rRNA (guanine(966)-N(2))-methyltransferase RsmD gives rise to the protein MRIISGKYKGKRLTAPKKLPVRPTTDMAKEALFNILRNQYNFSQISVLDLFAGTGNISYEFISRGTEDVTAVDSHYACLGYIKSVAKELDSPIETIKSDVYSYLEKVKRKVDIIFADPPYDFTTDQFSKIATLVFENELLNEHGVLIIEHSKHTSLEESPYFSNSRKYGGSVFSFFEK